A single window of Acidobacteriota bacterium DNA harbors:
- a CDS encoding branched-chain amino acid ABC transporter permease: MQDIAGVLVNTVISAALYATMAYGLAVIYGVMRIINLAHAGLMMLGAYATLALFTRFGLDPFLSLLVVGPLFFLIGVVLYRLVVRRLPRSGSTPSMESLLLLFGVWLVLQNLAYVIWTGDTQSILTSYTMKSVPVLGVRVGVPSLFVFAGSVLSLVFLNVVLKATYLGKAIRAVTQNRDAALLAGVDADRISAMAFGLGTAFAGVAGGMLSSLYAFTPDFGRSFLLKAFCIIVLGGMESVTGVAAGALVLAFLENGLGSWTTLPTSLQDAASFTLLFVTLVAFPQGLPGLAARVRAVFK; this comes from the coding sequence TTGCAGGACATTGCCGGGGTCCTCGTCAACACCGTGATCTCCGCGGCGCTGTACGCGACGATGGCGTACGGCCTCGCGGTGATCTACGGGGTGATGCGCATCATCAACCTCGCGCACGCCGGCCTGATGATGCTCGGGGCCTACGCGACGCTCGCGCTCTTTACGCGCTTCGGCCTCGACCCGTTCCTCTCGCTTCTCGTCGTCGGGCCGCTCTTCTTCCTGATCGGAGTCGTCCTCTACCGGCTCGTCGTGCGCCGGCTCCCCCGCTCGGGGTCGACGCCGTCCATGGAGTCTCTCCTGCTGCTCTTCGGCGTCTGGCTCGTCCTCCAGAACCTCGCGTACGTGATCTGGACGGGCGACACGCAGTCCATCCTGACGTCCTACACGATGAAATCGGTGCCCGTGCTGGGCGTGCGGGTGGGCGTGCCGTCGCTGTTCGTATTCGCGGGGAGCGTTCTGTCTCTCGTCTTCCTGAACGTCGTCCTGAAGGCGACGTACCTCGGCAAGGCGATCCGCGCCGTGACGCAGAACCGCGACGCGGCCCTCCTCGCGGGCGTGGACGCGGACCGCATTTCGGCGATGGCGTTCGGCCTCGGGACGGCGTTCGCGGGTGTGGCGGGCGGGATGCTGTCCTCGCTCTATGCCTTCACGCCGGACTTCGGCCGGAGCTTCCTCCTGAAGGCGTTCTGCATCATCGTCCTCGGCGGCATGGAGAGCGTCACCGGCGTCGCGGCCGGGGCGCTCGTCCTCGCGTTCCTCGAGAACGGGCTCGGCTCGTGGACGACGCTGCCGACCTCCCTGCAGGACGCTGCGAGCTTCACGCTCCTCTTCGTCACCCTCGTCGCGTTCCCGCAGGGCCTGCCGGGCCTCGCCGCGCGCGTGAGGGCGGTGTTCAAGTGA
- a CDS encoding NAD(P)-dependent alcohol dehydrogenase — translation MSSTVRAFGAPAPNALLVPLTIDRREPGATDVEIEILFCGVCHSDIHQVRDEWGKGIYPMVPGHEIVGRVSRTGPGVTKFKAGDLAGVGCFVDSCLACDPCKRGLEQFCLGGAAFTYNGTEMDRKTPTYGGYSQRVVVKERFAVKVPAGLDLAAAAPLLCAGITTYSPLRQWNCKPGDRVGVVGLGGLGHMAVKHAAAMGAEVTMLSTSRSKEADAKRLGAHAFELTSDKGTFKKLAGRFDLIIDTISVPHDLDAHLGMLRTGGAMVVVGVPPEPARISAMSVIFGNKKLAGSMIGGIAETQEMLDFCAAKKITADVEVIPAGKINEAYDRMMKSDVRYRFVIDAASLA, via the coding sequence ATGTCCTCAACCGTCCGTGCCTTTGGCGCGCCCGCGCCGAACGCCCTTCTCGTCCCGCTCACGATCGACCGCCGCGAGCCCGGCGCCACCGACGTCGAGATCGAGATCCTCTTCTGCGGCGTCTGCCACTCCGACATCCACCAGGTGCGCGACGAATGGGGCAAGGGGATCTACCCCATGGTCCCCGGCCACGAGATCGTCGGACGCGTGTCGCGGACCGGTCCGGGCGTCACGAAGTTCAAGGCCGGAGACCTCGCCGGCGTGGGCTGCTTCGTCGACTCGTGCCTCGCGTGCGACCCCTGCAAGCGCGGCCTCGAGCAGTTCTGCCTCGGCGGCGCCGCGTTCACGTACAACGGCACGGAGATGGACCGCAAGACGCCGACCTATGGCGGCTACTCGCAGCGCGTCGTCGTGAAGGAGCGTTTCGCCGTGAAGGTGCCCGCCGGGCTCGACCTCGCCGCCGCCGCGCCGCTCCTCTGTGCCGGGATCACCACGTACTCGCCGCTGCGCCAGTGGAATTGCAAGCCGGGCGACCGCGTCGGCGTCGTGGGCCTCGGCGGCCTCGGCCACATGGCCGTCAAGCACGCCGCCGCGATGGGCGCCGAGGTCACGATGCTCTCGACGTCGCGGTCGAAGGAAGCCGACGCGAAGCGCCTCGGCGCGCATGCGTTCGAGCTCACCAGCGACAAAGGGACGTTCAAAAAGCTGGCCGGACGGTTCGACCTCATCATCGACACGATCTCCGTCCCGCACGACCTCGACGCCCACCTCGGGATGCTGCGGACGGGCGGCGCCATGGTGGTCGTGGGCGTGCCGCCCGAGCCCGCCCGGATCTCCGCCATGTCCGTCATCTTCGGGAACAAGAAACTGGCGGGCTCCATGATCGGCGGGATCGCCGAGACGCAGGAGATGCTGGACTTCTGCGCCGCGAAGAAGATCACCGCCGACGTGGAAGTCATCCCCGCCGGCAAGATCAACGAGGCCTACGACCGGATGATGAAGAGCGACGTGCGTTACCGCTTCGTGATCGACGCGGCGAGCCTCGCCTAG
- a CDS encoding SdpI family protein has protein sequence MTVFEKGFFTVLGLSIVLILVAIPLALGKVPPNVVYGFRTRATLSSEEIWYDANAYFGRRLIVACLCGVLAAWALYVLRPFPPDVFLPVSLIVLVAPTLVAAVATARYVRTLGPPR, from the coding sequence ATGACCGTCTTCGAAAAGGGCTTCTTCACGGTCCTAGGGCTCTCGATCGTCCTGATCCTCGTGGCGATTCCGCTCGCGCTCGGGAAGGTGCCGCCCAACGTCGTGTACGGATTCCGGACCCGGGCCACCCTCTCGAGCGAAGAAATCTGGTACGACGCCAACGCGTATTTCGGGCGTCGCCTGATCGTCGCGTGCCTCTGCGGCGTGCTCGCGGCATGGGCGCTCTACGTCCTCAGGCCGTTCCCGCCGGACGTCTTCCTGCCCGTCTCTCTCATCGTTCTCGTCGCGCCCACCCTCGTCGCGGCCGTCGCCACGGCGCGCTACGTCCGGACGCTCGGGCCGCCCCGCTAG
- a CDS encoding DUF1801 domain-containing protein — MKQSGSSQNKSASELISKRIAELGDWRGETLGRMRKLIREADPDVVEEWKWMGTPVWAHDGIICTGETYKSVVKLTFHKGASLKDPARLFNSSLDGNARRAIDIHEGEKVDGSAFKALFRQAVDLNSSGKSKSSRRAKR, encoded by the coding sequence ATGAAGCAGTCGGGTTCGAGCCAGAACAAGTCGGCATCGGAGCTCATCTCCAAGAGAATCGCCGAACTCGGTGACTGGCGCGGGGAGACCCTCGGCCGAATGCGCAAGCTCATCAGGGAAGCGGACCCGGACGTGGTCGAGGAGTGGAAGTGGATGGGCACTCCGGTCTGGGCGCACGACGGCATCATCTGCACGGGCGAGACCTACAAGAGCGTCGTGAAGCTCACCTTCCACAAGGGCGCGTCCCTGAAGGATCCGGCCCGTCTCTTCAACTCGAGCCTCGACGGAAACGCGCGCCGAGCGATCGACATCCACGAGGGAGAGAAAGTCGACGGGTCCGCCTTCAAAGCGCTCTTTCGCCAGGCGGTTGACCTGAACAGCTCTGGCAAATCGAAGTCCTCGAGGAGAGCGAAGAGATGA
- a CDS encoding dihydrofolate reductase family protein, with protein MRKLRIIEHISLDGVIQHSVDDDDFPYSDWTAPYRTPAGRDAMLAAYGGSFDLLLGRRTYDIWSGFWPKAPSSPMADVLNAAKKYVATHRPESLEWGPFEGLGPDIVEGIRRIKAQDGPDLVLSGSSTLTSPLLEQGLADEVLLAVYPVLLGTGKRFFAEGTPPRSFELVSTKAFPSGINFSTYKIAGPLKTG; from the coding sequence ATGAGAAAGCTCAGAATCATCGAACACATTTCGCTGGACGGCGTGATCCAGCATTCCGTCGACGACGACGATTTCCCCTACAGCGACTGGACCGCGCCCTATCGGACCCCCGCTGGCCGGGATGCAATGCTCGCGGCGTATGGCGGGAGCTTCGATCTGCTGCTGGGCCGTCGCACCTACGACATCTGGTCGGGCTTCTGGCCAAAGGCGCCGAGCAGTCCGATGGCGGACGTCCTCAATGCGGCAAAAAAATATGTCGCGACTCACCGCCCCGAGAGTCTCGAATGGGGCCCGTTCGAGGGCCTTGGACCGGACATCGTCGAGGGCATTCGCCGCATCAAGGCGCAGGACGGCCCGGACCTCGTCCTCTCGGGTAGCTCCACGCTGACATCGCCGCTGCTCGAACAAGGGCTTGCGGATGAAGTCCTGCTGGCCGTCTATCCGGTCCTGTTGGGCACGGGGAAGCGCTTCTTTGCCGAGGGAACCCCGCCACGCTCGTTCGAGCTCGTCAGCACGAAAGCATTCCCGTCCGGCATCAACTTCAGCACCTACAAGATCGCCGGGCCTTTGAAGACCGGATAG
- a CDS encoding VOC family protein, with the protein MAFYTTTFPGSEIKNVARTGKDGPITSAEFVIGGQSFMGYNGGPYFRFSEGISLFVDCEDQEEVDEYWNKLVSAGRPPVAVWPLTDPAFGITWQSRRAFHGAHQRQESKEGTGCDGSDDEDGKAGRGGTGESIR; encoded by the coding sequence ATGGCGTTCTACACCACCACATTCCCGGGCTCTGAGATAAAGAACGTCGCCCGCACTGGTAAAGACGGCCCAATCACTTCCGCCGAATTCGTCATCGGTGGTCAGTCCTTCATGGGTTACAACGGCGGCCCGTACTTCAGATTCTCCGAAGGTATCTCGCTCTTTGTCGACTGCGAAGATCAGGAAGAAGTTGACGAGTACTGGAACAAGCTGGTCAGCGCCGGGCGGCCCCCCGTCGCAGTGTGGCCGCTGACCGATCCGGCATTCGGCATCACTTGGCAGTCGCGGCGGGCGTTTCATGGAGCTCATCAGCGACAAGAATCCAAAGAAGGTACAGGGTGTGATGGAAGCGATGATGAAGATGGTAAAGCTGGACGTGGCGGCACTGGAGAGAGCATACGATGA
- a CDS encoding IS110 family transposase — protein MDLGDRTSHICVLDEGGRVVERGKVPTTQEGMRKRFEGAARMRIAMEVGTHSPWVSRRLKGFGHEVLVANPRKTRLIYQSRGKQDAVDAEALARIARLDPKLLYPVEHRPEGVAEDLAVLRARDVLVRTRTQLVNHVRGAVKATGHRLKKCSARTFSEKAVDEIPEEVGEALSSVVATIEAVSKQILQLDKRIAELGKKKYPETALLRQVGGVGPIVALAYILTLEHPGRFRKSRAVGPYLGLVPARSQSGESDPQLRITKEGDAFLRRLLVQSAQYVLGPFGPDCDLRRAGLSLSARGERNAKKRAVIAVARKLAVLLHRLWKSAEVYEPLRKARALQDATVAA, from the coding sequence ATGGACCTGGGGGATCGGACGAGCCACATCTGTGTGCTGGACGAGGGAGGGAGGGTGGTCGAGCGGGGCAAGGTGCCGACGACGCAGGAAGGGATGCGGAAGCGGTTCGAAGGAGCGGCACGAATGCGAATCGCCATGGAGGTGGGTACGCATTCGCCGTGGGTGAGCCGGCGTCTGAAAGGATTTGGGCACGAGGTGCTGGTGGCCAACCCGCGAAAGACCCGACTGATCTACCAGAGCCGCGGAAAGCAGGATGCTGTGGATGCCGAGGCGCTGGCGAGGATCGCGCGGCTGGACCCGAAGCTCCTGTACCCCGTGGAGCACCGTCCCGAAGGCGTCGCAGAGGATCTGGCCGTGCTGCGCGCGCGCGACGTGCTGGTGAGAACACGGACGCAGCTCGTCAACCACGTCCGAGGAGCGGTGAAGGCCACGGGACACCGGCTGAAGAAATGCTCGGCTCGGACATTCTCGGAAAAGGCCGTGGACGAGATTCCCGAGGAGGTCGGCGAAGCGTTGTCGAGCGTCGTTGCGACGATCGAAGCCGTGTCGAAACAGATCCTGCAGCTCGACAAACGCATCGCCGAGCTGGGGAAGAAGAAGTACCCGGAGACGGCGCTCTTGAGGCAGGTGGGAGGAGTGGGCCCGATCGTGGCGCTGGCCTACATCCTGACGCTCGAGCATCCAGGCCGATTCCGTAAGAGCCGGGCCGTCGGGCCGTACCTCGGGCTCGTGCCGGCGCGAAGCCAGAGCGGGGAGAGCGACCCGCAGCTGCGCATCACGAAAGAGGGAGACGCGTTCTTGCGCCGCCTGCTGGTTCAGTCGGCGCAGTACGTCCTCGGCCCATTCGGGCCGGATTGCGATCTCAGGCGAGCCGGCCTTTCGTTGTCGGCTCGTGGAGAACGCAACGCGAAAAAGCGGGCCGTCATCGCCGTCGCACGAAAGCTGGCCGTGCTGTTGCACCGGCTGTGGAAGAGCGCGGAAGTCTATGAGCCGCTGCGCAAGGCCCGTGCACTCCAGGACGCGACCGTGGCGGCGTAA
- a CDS encoding DUF962 domain-containing protein: protein MGVTELLRWQWAGYPRVHRSHTNLLIHIVVVPLFLLGNVSLVVALLSRSWFLGAVSLVIMVVSVALQGRGHKQEQVPPEPFTGPTNAISRIFLEQWVTFPRFVLSGEWLRALRQ, encoded by the coding sequence ATGGGCGTCACGGAGTTGCTTCGTTGGCAGTGGGCTGGCTATCCCCGTGTTCACCGCTCGCATACCAATCTCCTAATTCACATCGTCGTAGTGCCGCTCTTTCTCCTCGGGAACGTCAGCCTTGTGGTGGCACTCCTTTCACGCTCATGGTTTCTAGGAGCCGTCTCCCTTGTCATCATGGTCGTCTCAGTGGCCCTGCAGGGGCGCGGCCACAAACAAGAGCAGGTTCCACCCGAGCCCTTCACGGGCCCCACAAATGCCATCTCTCGCATTTTCCTGGAGCAGTGGGTCACGTTTCCACGCTTCGTCCTATCAGGCGAGTGGCTTCGTGCCCTCCGTCAATAG
- a CDS encoding copper resistance protein NlpE N-terminal domain-containing protein — MVATLLLAAPLLRAAHAGGPPTPAAPHGLHLPATFTGDLPCADCEAVRWHLDVWPDGVFHLHREWLGRSAVRDEIGTWRIEKERKALVLSRGGEMPLQVEITGPDTLRALDIDGRPIVSSLPYALKSDGTLRPADLTLNLAGEMTYMADAARFTECRTSRCYPVAMEADFVAMERGYRKTVKEPGAKLYVTFEGSILDRPKMEGDGAERTVVVTRFIKALPDEWCKGR, encoded by the coding sequence GTGGTCGCGACGCTTCTCCTCGCCGCGCCGCTGCTCCGCGCCGCGCACGCGGGGGGGCCGCCCACGCCCGCAGCCCCCCACGGCCTGCACCTGCCGGCCACGTTCACCGGGGATCTCCCCTGCGCCGACTGCGAGGCGGTCCGCTGGCACCTCGACGTCTGGCCGGACGGCGTCTTCCACCTGCACCGCGAATGGCTCGGCCGCAGCGCCGTTCGCGACGAGATCGGGACGTGGCGTATTGAGAAAGAGCGCAAGGCACTCGTCCTCTCGCGTGGCGGCGAGATGCCGCTGCAGGTCGAGATCACGGGCCCGGACACGCTCCGCGCGCTGGACATCGATGGCAGGCCAATCGTGTCGAGCCTCCCCTACGCCCTGAAGAGCGATGGCACCCTGCGGCCCGCCGACCTCACGCTGAATCTCGCCGGCGAGATGACGTACATGGCGGACGCCGCACGTTTCACCGAGTGCCGCACCTCGCGGTGCTACCCCGTCGCGATGGAAGCCGACTTCGTCGCGATGGAGAGGGGCTACCGGAAAACCGTGAAGGAGCCCGGCGCGAAGCTCTACGTCACGTTCGAGGGCTCGATCCTCGACCGCCCGAAGATGGAGGGTGACGGCGCCGAGCGAACCGTCGTCGTGACGCGCTTCATCAAGGCGTTGCCGGACGAGTGGTGCAAGGGGCGCTGA
- a CDS encoding META domain-containing protein — protein MTRTLLCALLLATVPAAAADAPGLKGSWVLSGLAGQTLVTGSTVTLRFDGTRALGSDGCNRYTAPYTASAGALKVGPSAASTRKACPQDLMDQASAFLGALTRANAYRVESGRLQLTADGAVLATFAPQPRSLAGTSWRVTGYDNGKQVFTSVLAGSNLTMEFSADGKAAGSAGCNPYSVPYKAEGEKLSLGPAVTTRKMCAEPERVMEQEQLFLRALETVASARVEGDRLELRTADGALAVTAMKSSK, from the coding sequence ATGACGAGGACGCTTCTCTGTGCTCTTCTGCTCGCGACGGTCCCGGCGGCAGCCGCGGATGCGCCCGGCCTGAAGGGCAGCTGGGTGCTTTCCGGCCTGGCCGGGCAGACGCTCGTGACCGGCTCCACGGTGACCCTGCGCTTCGACGGCACGCGCGCCCTGGGCAGCGACGGTTGCAACCGCTACACGGCTCCGTACACGGCGTCGGCCGGCGCGCTCAAGGTCGGCCCCAGCGCCGCGTCCACGCGGAAGGCGTGCCCGCAGGACCTGATGGACCAGGCCTCGGCGTTCCTGGGCGCGCTCACGCGCGCGAACGCGTATCGAGTCGAGTCCGGGCGGCTGCAGCTCACGGCGGACGGAGCCGTCCTCGCGACGTTCGCGCCCCAGCCGCGGTCGCTCGCCGGCACCTCGTGGCGGGTGACCGGGTACGACAACGGCAAGCAGGTCTTCACGAGCGTCCTCGCCGGGTCGAACCTGACGATGGAGTTTTCCGCCGACGGCAAGGCCGCCGGCTCGGCCGGCTGCAACCCCTACAGCGTCCCGTACAAGGCGGAGGGGGAAAAGCTCTCCCTCGGGCCCGCCGTCACGACACGGAAGATGTGCGCCGAACCCGAGCGCGTCATGGAGCAGGAGCAGCTGTTCCTGAGGGCGCTCGAGACGGTGGCCTCCGCGCGCGTGGAAGGCGACCGCCTCGAGCTGCGCACGGCGGACGGCGCGCTGGCGGTGACGGCGATGAAATCCTCCAAGTAG
- a CDS encoding glycosyltransferase family 4 protein: protein MTPPRLLMLAVPADPGIVGGQSLVVEEIRTLLEERGWRVRTADGWESPQLHSRLSRGHAFSPALRAWFHSVPVGLRRLMSRIAMPREHYVSLSRNLKAAGSQILAEDFDVLMVHADGAPPGLCRLAGDLAAAKARPFVVVSMGALADELRGSGWAAGRALAALYLGASRAPGMFRPVKPASLTRAIFASKGWRAEAVRAGFPDARAETIYFGVPLPPAEPRPAPGGNRILWVGRLSPEKGLHLLLQALPALRELLPGATVTAIAAQGSPAYRTLIEKLVRELGLDDVVTLRGPVPRAALATEYARHDALFFHSVFDDPVALVLMEAFAAGLPVASSAAAPSARLIRPGETCAAYDVHRTDSVVQALRGVLADEPFRARVAANARRLVEAHLSMDAMGAAFDASLRKCLRPAEPPIPGRTRLP from the coding sequence GTGACCCCGCCCCGCCTGTTGATGCTCGCGGTCCCCGCCGACCCGGGCATCGTCGGCGGGCAGAGCCTCGTGGTCGAGGAGATCCGGACGCTCCTCGAGGAGCGCGGGTGGCGCGTCCGGACGGCGGACGGCTGGGAGAGCCCGCAGCTCCACTCGCGCCTCAGCCGCGGTCACGCCTTTTCGCCGGCTCTGCGCGCCTGGTTCCACTCCGTTCCCGTCGGCCTGCGGCGGCTGATGTCCCGCATCGCGATGCCCCGCGAGCACTACGTTTCCCTCTCGCGCAACCTGAAGGCCGCCGGGAGTCAGATCCTCGCGGAGGACTTCGACGTCCTGATGGTGCACGCCGACGGCGCGCCCCCGGGCCTGTGCCGGCTCGCAGGAGACCTCGCGGCGGCCAAGGCGCGGCCCTTCGTCGTCGTGAGCATGGGCGCGCTCGCCGACGAGCTGCGCGGGTCCGGCTGGGCGGCCGGCCGCGCCCTTGCGGCCCTCTACCTCGGCGCGAGCCGCGCTCCCGGGATGTTCCGCCCGGTGAAGCCCGCCAGCCTCACGCGGGCCATCTTCGCGAGCAAGGGGTGGCGCGCCGAGGCGGTGCGCGCCGGTTTCCCCGATGCCCGCGCCGAGACGATCTACTTCGGCGTCCCACTGCCTCCGGCCGAGCCGCGGCCGGCGCCGGGCGGCAACCGCATCCTCTGGGTGGGCCGGCTGTCACCCGAGAAGGGCCTGCACCTCCTCCTGCAGGCGCTGCCGGCGCTCCGCGAGCTCCTGCCGGGCGCGACGGTGACCGCGATCGCCGCGCAGGGTTCGCCGGCCTACCGGACGCTGATCGAGAAGCTGGTCCGCGAACTCGGCCTGGACGACGTCGTGACGCTGCGCGGACCGGTTCCGAGGGCGGCGCTCGCAACGGAATACGCCCGGCACGACGCCCTTTTCTTTCACTCTGTTTTCGACGACCCGGTGGCCCTCGTTCTCATGGAAGCATTCGCAGCGGGGCTGCCGGTCGCGAGTTCGGCGGCCGCACCGTCCGCCCGATTGATCAGGCCGGGAGAAACGTGCGCCGCTTACGACGTCCATCGCACCGACTCCGTCGTTCAGGCCCTGCGAGGCGTGCTCGCGGACGAGCCCTTCCGCGCGCGTGTCGCGGCAAACGCCCGGCGCCTCGTGGAAGCCCACTTGTCCATGGACGCGATGGGTGCGGCATTCGACGCGAGCCTGCGGAAATGCCTTCGGCCGGCCGAGCCCCCGATACCAGGGCGAACCCGCCTTCCCTGA
- a CDS encoding 3-keto-5-aminohexanoate cleavage protein has product MVPRRADSPHVPLTPGEIAADAARGAAAGARVFHVHAREANEDPSPRADVFSDIAARLKEAVPEAIVCVTTSGRTHNTFEARRAALTLEGSLKPELASLTLGSMNFPKQASVNSPQMIEQLAGEMLERGIVPELEVFDTGMLDYARVLIGRGVLKPPFVFNLILGSLGTLAATPLNLALLVERLPQGAFWSAAGIGRFQFPMNALGVLAGGHVRTGLEDNLYMDAGKSDPATNERLVARVANLARAAERPLATFAEARALMGLTPP; this is encoded by the coding sequence ATGGTCCCCCGGCGCGCCGACAGCCCGCACGTGCCGCTGACGCCCGGGGAGATTGCCGCCGACGCGGCCCGCGGCGCGGCGGCCGGCGCGCGCGTCTTCCACGTGCACGCACGCGAGGCGAACGAGGACCCCTCGCCGCGCGCCGACGTCTTCTCGGACATCGCAGCCCGCCTGAAGGAGGCCGTGCCGGAAGCGATCGTGTGCGTCACGACGAGCGGGCGCACGCACAACACCTTCGAGGCTCGACGCGCCGCCCTCACGCTCGAGGGCAGCCTGAAACCCGAGCTGGCCTCGCTCACGCTCGGCTCCATGAACTTTCCAAAGCAGGCGTCGGTCAATTCGCCGCAGATGATCGAGCAGCTCGCCGGTGAGATGCTGGAGCGCGGCATCGTTCCCGAGCTGGAAGTCTTCGACACGGGCATGCTCGACTACGCGCGCGTGCTGATCGGCCGCGGCGTCCTGAAGCCCCCGTTCGTCTTCAACCTGATTCTCGGCTCCCTCGGGACGCTCGCCGCGACGCCGCTCAACCTCGCGCTCCTCGTCGAGCGCCTGCCGCAGGGCGCGTTCTGGTCGGCCGCCGGCATCGGGCGCTTCCAGTTCCCGATGAACGCGCTCGGTGTCCTGGCCGGCGGGCACGTCCGCACCGGCCTCGAGGACAACCTCTACATGGACGCGGGCAAGAGCGACCCTGCAACCAACGAACGGCTCGTGGCGCGTGTCGCGAACCTCGCGCGCGCGGCCGAGCGCCCCCTCGCGACGTTCGCCGAGGCCCGGGCCCTCATGGGCCTGACGCCGCCGTGA
- a CDS encoding NeuD/PglB/VioB family sugar acetyltransferase, which produces MAPQKLLILGSGTFATETLDIAEAAGGYEPLGFVVSLERPAAGTSHAGLPVHWVDDVPDALRACAIVAGIVSTQRRTFVETMTARGHFPASIVHPSAVISRRARVEAGCVINAGVIVSQGSVIGPNVIVNRGALIGHDARLEPFCTIGPGANIAGGVTVGEAAYVGVGAVVRDHVSIGAGAVVGAGAVVVKPVPPGVLVTGVPAVVAKSGVRSL; this is translated from the coding sequence ATGGCTCCTCAGAAGCTCCTGATCCTCGGCAGCGGCACCTTCGCCACGGAAACGCTCGACATCGCCGAGGCCGCGGGCGGTTACGAGCCGCTCGGCTTCGTCGTCAGCCTCGAGCGACCGGCGGCCGGAACAAGCCACGCCGGCCTGCCGGTCCATTGGGTGGACGACGTGCCCGACGCGCTTCGCGCGTGCGCCATCGTGGCCGGCATCGTGAGCACCCAGCGCCGGACTTTCGTCGAGACGATGACCGCCCGCGGCCACTTCCCCGCGTCCATCGTCCATCCGTCCGCCGTGATCTCGCGCCGCGCTCGCGTCGAAGCCGGCTGCGTGATCAACGCGGGCGTCATCGTGTCCCAGGGCTCCGTCATCGGCCCGAACGTCATCGTCAACCGGGGGGCGCTCATCGGGCACGACGCGCGCCTCGAGCCGTTCTGCACGATCGGGCCGGGCGCGAACATCGCGGGCGGCGTGACGGTCGGCGAGGCGGCGTACGTCGGCGTCGGCGCCGTCGTGCGCGACCACGTCTCGATCGGCGCCGGCGCCGTCGTCGGTGCGGGCGCCGTCGTCGTGAAGCCTGTGCCGCCGGGCGTCCTCGTGACGGGAGTTCCGGCGGTCGTCGCGAAGTCCGGCGTGAGGAGCCTGTGA